The following proteins come from a genomic window of Thermodesulfovibrionales bacterium:
- a CDS encoding thermonuclease family protein: protein MLNKEKLFLKHRSPSGKIGYPLLKRRARYPYIFIILFLLTSGYYLLSQKDRSTENNVPAQTVAVVLDIHDGDTLSLKIDHRVYKARLIGIDAPEMGQRPWGERAKKALDKMLGNGKTVFIETDLEKFDKYERLLVYLFTEEGVFINERMLLEGYAVLFTLPPNVKYVDRLVRAERKAKEEHRGIWGKRGLRERPIEYKEKQRRQSTDF from the coding sequence ATGTTAAATAAGGAGAAGTTATTTTTAAAACACAGATCTCCATCAGGAAAGATAGGATATCCCCTTCTGAAGAGAAGGGCAAGATATCCATATATCTTTATAATTCTTTTTCTTCTCACAAGTGGATATTATCTCCTTTCCCAGAAAGACAGAAGTACTGAAAATAATGTGCCAGCTCAAACAGTAGCAGTGGTTCTTGATATCCATGATGGAGATACCCTCTCATTGAAGATAGACCATAGAGTATACAAGGCAAGGCTCATAGGAATAGATGCTCCAGAGATGGGACAGAGACCTTGGGGTGAAAGAGCCAAAAAAGCACTGGACAAGATGCTTGGAAATGGCAAGACTGTTTTTATAGAGACCGATCTGGAGAAATTTGATAAATATGAAAGACTATTAGTCTATCTCTTTACTGAAGAAGGAGTCTTTATTAATGAAAGGATGCTCCTTGAGGGATATGCTGTACTTTTTACACTGCCACCGAACGTAAAATATGTTGACAGACTTGTTAGAGCTGAAAGAAAGGCAAAAGAAGAGCATAGGGGAATATGGGGTAAAAGGGGGCTCAGAGAAAGACCTATAGAATATAAAGAAAAACAAAGGCGACAAAGTACTGATTTCTGA
- a CDS encoding DUF1015 domain-containing protein: MAEIRPFKAVLFNPGRVNMADVVAPPYDVVSEDQRERLYNKTPYNILHVDYGREMPGDSEYSNKYTRARDLLKSWLTSGILITAEKPAFYAYQIDYQVHGKNKTLTGFMALVKIEEFGKGNIHPHEATHSKPKTDRLNLMKTCNGNISPIYALYKSPERRSSKILYDLRRQKPFFQFVDEEGIKHSLWIIYSERDIEIIRKELSDKAIFIADGHHRYETALQFKKEISSLNPHDDGTEPYDYVLMFLANMADDGITILPTHRAIRDLPSGWHEMLKEYFEISRVRLKKPSDIVKKILGKEHTLGLYTQNQTFILRYLGKDLSDLHPALRYLDVSILHNLIFDKLLGISEILYEMNPEEVVKLVDSGQYRAGFFLNATKVEEVEIVALSSLRMPPKSTYFYPKLKTGTVINLFEYSFDKGVSL, from the coding sequence ATGGCCGAGATAAGACCTTTTAAGGCGGTTTTATTTAATCCTGGACGTGTTAACATGGCGGATGTGGTGGCACCCCCTTACGATGTGGTTTCTGAAGATCAAAGGGAAAGGCTTTATAATAAGACTCCCTATAACATACTTCATGTAGATTATGGAAGAGAAATGCCAGGAGACAGTGAGTATTCTAATAAATATACAAGAGCAAGAGATTTGCTTAAGAGCTGGTTAACTTCTGGAATACTCATAACAGCAGAAAAACCCGCTTTCTATGCTTACCAGATTGATTACCAGGTTCATGGAAAAAATAAAACACTCACTGGCTTTATGGCCCTTGTTAAAATAGAGGAATTCGGAAAGGGTAATATCCATCCTCATGAAGCAACACATTCTAAGCCAAAGACAGACAGGCTTAATCTCATGAAAACATGTAATGGAAATATCAGTCCTATATATGCTCTTTATAAAAGCCCTGAAAGAAGATCAAGCAAAATACTCTATGATCTTAGAAGACAGAAACCATTTTTTCAGTTTGTAGATGAGGAGGGCATCAAACATTCCCTCTGGATAATTTATTCTGAAAGAGATATTGAAATTATAAGAAAGGAGCTCTCAGACAAAGCCATATTCATAGCTGATGGTCATCACAGATATGAGACAGCACTTCAGTTTAAAAAAGAGATATCTTCCCTCAATCCCCATGATGATGGTACGGAGCCCTATGATTATGTATTGATGTTTCTTGCAAACATGGCTGATGATGGAATAACCATTCTTCCAACCCACAGGGCAATAAGAGATTTGCCTTCCGGATGGCACGAGATGCTCAAAGAGTATTTTGAAATATCAAGGGTGCGGCTTAAAAAACCTTCTGATATAGTGAAAAAGATTCTTGGAAAGGAGCATACTTTAGGTCTTTATACCCAAAACCAGACCTTTATTCTTAGATACCTGGGTAAGGACCTTTCCGATCTCCATCCAGCTCTGAGATATCTTGATGTTTCAATACTCCATAATCTAATATTTGATAAACTCCTTGGAATAAGTGAAATACTTTATGAAATGAATCCTGAAGAAGTTGTAAAACTTGTGGATAGCGGCCAGTACAGGGCTGGATTTTTTTTGAATGCAACAAAGGTGGAGGAAGTGGAAATTGTTGCCCTTTCTTCTCTAAGGATGCCGCCAAAGTCCACATATTTTTATCCAAAACTCAAAACAGGCACGGTTATAAATCTTTTTGAATATTCTTTTGATAAAGGGGTATCACTTTAA
- a CDS encoding glucose-6-phosphate isomerase: MKLNYSFMMEDFLGKRGVSPEDLNKLRPTIEDSHKKIIKREFQELQFLDLPFQNTSEIEKTGQWVRERAENFIILGIGGSALGPRVIRDCLHVSPVPAVYIYDNVDPLTLHKILEQIDLKKTVFNVISKSGTTGETIASFMIIWEILKKSGLKPEEHFIITTDPEKGPLRRIAREHNLKSLPIPAGVVGRYSVLSSVGLLCASVINILPQELLQGAREIHEKCDEPDIFKNPAYLFGALLYINDINFSRRINIFMPYADSLKSLSEWFCQLWAESLGKDGRGLMPYPSTGATDQHSQLQLWIEGPDDKVVIFIKIEDYGRDVKIPPIFEDIKEFSFLGGHYLSELIKTEQESTALSLMKAGRPNMTITVPAINAHSLGSLFHFLEIATAFTGILYGINPFNQPAVESGKIYTKAMMGQEGLETWRREVLENRKKAIYEIK, encoded by the coding sequence ATGAAGCTTAACTATTCATTCATGATGGAAGATTTTCTTGGTAAAAGGGGTGTAAGCCCTGAAGACCTCAATAAACTCAGACCCACAATAGAAGATAGCCATAAAAAAATAATAAAAAGAGAATTTCAGGAGCTACAATTCCTTGATCTTCCTTTTCAGAATACTTCTGAGATAGAAAAGACAGGACAGTGGGTGAGAGAGAGAGCTGAGAATTTTATTATACTCGGAATCGGTGGCTCTGCCCTCGGACCCAGAGTGATAAGGGATTGTCTCCATGTCAGTCCTGTACCAGCTGTCTATATATATGACAACGTTGATCCACTTACTTTGCATAAAATACTGGAGCAGATTGATTTAAAAAAAACCGTTTTTAATGTCATTTCAAAATCAGGTACTACAGGCGAGACCATTGCGTCTTTCATGATAATATGGGAAATTCTCAAAAAATCCGGGCTTAAACCTGAAGAGCATTTTATAATTACAACAGATCCGGAAAAGGGACCGCTTAGAAGAATTGCAAGAGAGCATAATCTAAAAAGTCTGCCCATTCCTGCTGGAGTGGTTGGAAGATATTCAGTCCTGAGTTCTGTTGGTCTTCTATGTGCATCTGTAATAAATATCCTGCCCCAGGAGCTTCTTCAGGGTGCAAGGGAGATTCATGAAAAGTGTGACGAACCTGATATTTTCAAAAATCCTGCCTATCTCTTCGGAGCACTTCTTTATATTAACGATATAAACTTTTCTAGAAGAATAAACATCTTTATGCCCTATGCTGACTCCTTAAAATCTCTTTCAGAATGGTTCTGCCAGCTATGGGCAGAGAGCCTGGGTAAGGATGGTAGAGGACTGATGCCCTATCCCTCAACAGGAGCTACGGACCAGCATTCACAGCTACAGCTCTGGATAGAAGGACCGGATGACAAGGTGGTTATCTTCATAAAGATAGAAGATTACGGAAGGGATGTAAAAATTCCACCAATCTTCGAAGACATAAAGGAATTCTCTTTTCTCGGAGGTCATTATCTTTCAGAGCTCATAAAGACAGAGCAGGAATCAACTGCACTGAGTCTCATGAAGGCAGGAAGACCAAATATGACTATTACTGTACCTGCTATTAACGCTCACAGTCTGGGAAGTCTCTTCCACTTCCTTGAGATTGCAACTGCCTTTACAGGTATACTTTATGGCATTAATCCTTTCAATCAACCTGCTGTTGAAAGCGGGAAGATTTACACAAAGGCCATGATGGGGCAGGAAGGTCTTGAGACCTGGAGACGAGAAGTTTTAGAAAACAGAAAGAAAGCAATCTATGAGATTAAGTAG